One genomic window of Campylobacter curvus includes the following:
- a CDS encoding CorA family divalent cation transporter: MSENSQNLKPGARAVTGYFYAESYEYLNFATSAQLAHYKFFFKDGEIFTDEALSERTSIDELTAAIKKILNSHKEKISRYLGHLESFETIYKKPKEYPEFMKRHAELKYEISKFYNKISRLQDALITCANEQTALKKPLKRFIAETGAAKSVVAECGAELDDIYAFIQSVKNDKINRNIYILTMISTLLLPLNFITSFFGMNTNGLFLSEYKNATTIVSAFMLVTLIILAICFWLYDKKQE; this comes from the coding sequence ATGAGCGAAAATTCGCAAAATTTAAAGCCCGGCGCCAGAGCAGTTACGGGATATTTTTACGCCGAGAGTTACGAATACTTAAATTTCGCCACTTCCGCGCAGCTGGCGCATTACAAATTTTTCTTTAAAGACGGCGAAATTTTTACCGACGAAGCGCTAAGCGAGCGCACGAGTATAGACGAGCTAACGGCTGCGATCAAAAAAATTTTAAACTCTCATAAGGAGAAAATTTCACGCTATTTAGGGCATTTGGAGAGTTTCGAGACGATTTACAAAAAGCCAAAAGAATATCCTGAATTTATGAAGCGACACGCCGAACTAAAATACGAAATTAGCAAATTCTATAATAAAATTTCGCGCCTGCAAGACGCGCTGATAACCTGCGCCAACGAGCAAACCGCGCTTAAAAAACCGCTAAAACGCTTCATCGCCGAAACCGGCGCCGCAAAAAGCGTAGTTGCCGAGTGCGGGGCGGAGCTGGACGATATTTACGCCTTTATCCAAAGCGTAAAAAACGACAAAATCAACCGCAATATCTATATATTGACGATGATTTCGACGCTTTTGCTGCCGCTAAATTTTATAACGAGCTTTTTTGGAATGAATACGAACGGGCTATTTTTAAGCGAGTATAAAAACGCCACGACGATAGTGAGCGCCTTTATGCTGGTGACTCTGATTATTTTAGCTATTTGCTTTTGGCTATATGACAAAAAGCAGGAGTAA
- a CDS encoding acetate kinase, with amino-acid sequence MKILVLNSGSSSIKFQLFLMEENRSIASGIVEQIGSENSRAVLKANSKEYEKKRAIKDHHEGLDVMNELFRESNTLHDLSELDGIGHRIVHGGESFFSSMIVDDSVIAKIEQISPLAPLHNPGHIAGIKNAMQSSGDVPHVVVFDTVFHQTMPEYAYRYALPYDICKEHHIRKYGFHGTSHRYVCKRAASLMGIEFQNFNAISLHLGNGASACAVQNGKSIDTSMGLSPLEGLIMGTRSGDMDPAVVVYLLNIGVLKWDEIDTFLNKKSGLFGICGSSDMRDVVAKMANDERAKLAFEMFCYRVKKYIGAYYAVLGRVDALIFTGGIGENAPNTRQKICDDLKHLGIHVNHDLNFSQERGERCLDDKNAKIKTFVIPTNEELEIAIETMRVIKERAKI; translated from the coding sequence ATGAAAATTTTGGTTTTAAACTCTGGTAGTAGCTCTATAAAATTTCAGCTATTTTTGATGGAAGAAAATCGCAGCATAGCAAGCGGTATCGTGGAGCAGATCGGTAGTGAGAATTCTCGCGCCGTGCTTAAAGCAAACTCAAAAGAATACGAGAAAAAAAGAGCGATAAAAGACCACCATGAAGGGCTTGACGTGATGAACGAGCTCTTTCGCGAGTCAAACACGTTGCATGATCTTAGCGAGCTTGACGGCATCGGACACCGTATTGTGCACGGTGGCGAGAGCTTTTTTAGCTCGATGATAGTAGATGACTCCGTGATAGCCAAGATCGAGCAGATAAGCCCGCTGGCACCGCTTCATAATCCCGGTCACATAGCCGGCATAAAAAACGCCATGCAAAGTAGCGGCGACGTCCCTCACGTGGTGGTTTTTGACACCGTATTTCATCAGACCATGCCAGAATACGCCTACCGATACGCCCTACCCTACGACATCTGTAAAGAGCATCATATCAGGAAATACGGCTTTCACGGCACATCTCACAGATATGTGTGCAAGCGTGCGGCAAGCTTGATGGGGATAGAATTTCAAAATTTCAACGCCATTTCGCTTCACCTTGGCAACGGAGCTAGCGCTTGTGCGGTGCAAAACGGCAAAAGTATCGATACCTCGATGGGACTTAGCCCGCTTGAGGGGCTCATAATGGGAACTAGAAGCGGCGACATGGACCCTGCGGTAGTCGTGTATCTGCTAAATATCGGCGTCTTGAAATGGGACGAGATAGATACGTTTTTAAATAAAAAAAGCGGTCTCTTTGGTATCTGCGGCTCTAGCGACATGCGCGACGTGGTCGCAAAAATGGCAAACGACGAGCGAGCCAAGCTTGCTTTTGAGATGTTTTGCTACCGTGTCAAAAAATATATCGGAGCCTACTACGCGGTGCTTGGCCGTGTCGATGCGCTGATATTTACAGGCGGCATAGGAGAAAACGCACCAAACACCAGGCAAAAAATTTGCGATGATCTAAAGCATCTGGGCATCCACGTAAATCACGATCTAAATTTCAGCCAAGAGCGCGGCGAGCGATGTTTGGACGATAAAAACGCAAAGATAAAAACTTTCGTCATACCAACGAACGAAGAGCTAGAGATCGCTATCGAAACCATGAGAGTGATAAAAGAAAGAGCGAAAATTTAG
- the flgH gene encoding flagellar basal body L-ring protein FlgH, producing the protein MKFRYCLSFVAATILYTGCTPSADPHINMKPPVYVEQLPAKESGSGQSNAGSLFGRGENPLFSDRKAMNVNDIVTVVISETATQSSTGSKKSSRDSTTSLGGGVFTAGAAPLSTVANQLNKYSDIGFKAGGENKFEGSGTTSRNERFTATISARIIKILNNGNYFIEGSREILVNGEKQIIQVSGVIRPYDISQNNQIDSKYIADAKILYKTEGDVDKSTKKPWGTRLMEAIWPF; encoded by the coding sequence ATGAAATTTAGATACTGCTTGTCCTTCGTCGCTGCTACCATACTTTACACGGGTTGTACGCCAAGTGCCGATCCGCACATCAATATGAAACCGCCGGTTTATGTTGAGCAGCTACCGGCCAAAGAGAGCGGAAGCGGCCAAAGCAACGCAGGAAGCCTCTTTGGGCGTGGAGAAAATCCTCTTTTTTCAGATAGAAAAGCTATGAACGTCAATGACATCGTGACAGTCGTCATCTCAGAGACCGCCACGCAGTCCTCTACGGGTAGTAAAAAATCAAGCAGAGACAGCACCACTTCGCTTGGCGGAGGTGTTTTCACTGCGGGTGCGGCGCCGCTTTCCACGGTCGCAAATCAGCTAAATAAATATTCTGATATCGGCTTTAAGGCCGGCGGCGAAAATAAATTCGAAGGTAGCGGCACGACGAGCAGGAACGAGCGATTTACCGCGACCATCTCGGCTAGGATCATCAAAATTTTAAACAACGGAAACTATTTCATAGAGGGCAGCCGCGAAATTTTAGTAAACGGCGAAAAACAGATCATTCAAGTAAGCGGAGTCATCCGCCCTTACGACATCTCGCAAAACAACCAGATCGACTCCAAATACATCGCCGACGCCAAAATTTTATATAAGACCGAGGGCGACGTGGACAAATCTACCAAAAAGCCTTGGGGCACGAGACTCATGGAGGCTATCTGGCCTTTTTAA
- the pta gene encoding phosphate acetyltransferase: MNSCYIFSDENLAYLKGIISAKFKKVAVLQIKINNEEQEKFINGKEKDFFIALIDKFEKQKEQNDFVIVVGCENFSVFGACELNLKIAKNLNCPVFEPQNFKALKALNPNSKLIISGDIDEILSCTQEIITPYKFENILLNRARSARSSVVLPESDDERVLHAAEILLAQGAVDIVLLGNEAAIKQKQSELGLNLSKARIIDPQNNDYTQAFAAKIYELRKAKGVSEKDAERMARDKVYFATMLVNEGMVGAMVSGASMSTADTIRPALQIIKTKPQTKIVSGLFFMALEEEILLYADCAITPNPSAEELAGIAVITAQTAASFGLQPRVAMLSYSTADSGSGPDVEFVKLAAKKALEIEPNLSLAAPIQYDAAVDVKVGAKKMPNSSVAGRANVFIFPNLNCANICYKAVQRSANALAVGPVLQGLKKPVNDLSRGCLVEDIVNTVLISAIQAGE, encoded by the coding sequence ATGAACAGCTGTTACATATTTAGCGATGAAAATTTAGCATATTTAAAGGGGATTATATCAGCAAAATTTAAAAAAGTCGCTGTTTTACAGATAAAAATCAACAACGAGGAACAAGAAAAATTCATAAACGGCAAAGAGAAAGATTTTTTTATCGCGCTCATCGATAAATTTGAAAAACAAAAAGAGCAAAACGACTTCGTCATAGTCGTAGGCTGTGAAAATTTCAGCGTTTTTGGCGCTTGCGAGCTAAATTTAAAGATAGCCAAAAATTTAAACTGCCCTGTCTTCGAGCCTCAAAATTTCAAAGCCTTAAAAGCGCTAAATCCAAACTCAAAGCTCATAATCAGCGGCGATATAGATGAAATTTTAAGCTGCACCCAAGAGATAATCACACCGTATAAATTTGAAAATATCTTACTAAACCGCGCAAGAAGCGCCCGCTCGTCGGTCGTTTTGCCGGAGAGTGACGACGAACGCGTCTTACATGCGGCTGAAATTTTACTCGCTCAAGGTGCGGTCGATATAGTCCTCTTAGGAAACGAAGCCGCCATCAAGCAAAAGCAAAGCGAACTGGGGCTAAATTTAAGCAAAGCTCGCATCATCGATCCTCAAAACAATGACTACACACAGGCCTTTGCGGCTAAAATTTACGAGCTGCGCAAGGCAAAAGGCGTGAGCGAAAAAGACGCCGAGCGGATGGCGCGAGATAAGGTGTATTTCGCAACGATGTTGGTAAATGAGGGCATGGTAGGCGCGATGGTGAGCGGAGCTAGCATGAGCACGGCCGATACCATACGCCCCGCCCTTCAGATCATCAAAACAAAGCCGCAGACAAAGATCGTCTCGGGGCTATTTTTCATGGCGCTAGAGGAGGAAATTTTACTCTACGCAGACTGCGCTATCACGCCAAATCCAAGTGCCGAGGAGCTAGCGGGCATAGCCGTCATCACGGCTCAAACGGCGGCTTCGTTTGGGCTGCAACCTCGTGTAGCGATGCTTAGCTACTCGACTGCGGACAGTGGCAGTGGGCCTGACGTGGAGTTTGTAAAGCTCGCGGCTAAAAAGGCGCTGGAAATCGAGCCTAATTTAAGCCTGGCCGCCCCTATCCAATACGACGCAGCGGTCGATGTCAAAGTAGGCGCTAAAAAAATGCCAAATTCCAGCGTAGCGGGACGGGCAAATGTATTTATATTTCCAAATTTAAACTGCGCAAATATCTGCTACAAGGCCGTTCAACGCAGTGCAAACGCCCTAGCCGTAGGACCGGTACTACAAGGCCTCAAAAAGCCGGTAAATGATCTAAGCAGAGGCTGCCTCGTCGAAGACATCGTAAATACAGTGCTGATAAGCGCGATACAAGCGGGAGAATGA
- the tgt gene encoding tRNA guanosine(34) transglycosylase Tgt, whose protein sequence is MKFEVLKTDGNARAGVLVTAHSVIQTPVFMPVGTVGAVKSLDATDMQEILDAKIILANTYHMYLRPGSRVVAEFGGLHGFSKFDRSFLTDSGGFQAFSLRANTKNDEGGIKFKSHIDGSMHYFTPRSVLDTQYELGSDIMMILDDLVELPRDPHALNADEKARLKKRIDLSVARTIKWAREAIDYHKFKQSEGAGLDQNIFGIIQGGTDYDARKICAQSLCDMPFDGLAIGGLSVGEANEHMYETVEAMMPFIDAARPRYLMGVGTPEDIVENVERGVDMFDCVMPTRNARNGTLFTSFGKIAIKNARFVNDHEPIDPECECYTCRRYSRGYLNHLFRARELTFFRLASIHNLHYYLNLMKQIRAAIKDGKFAEFRREFYAKRQAK, encoded by the coding sequence ATGAAATTTGAAGTCTTAAAAACAGATGGCAATGCACGCGCCGGAGTGCTCGTAACCGCGCATTCGGTCATACAAACGCCAGTTTTCATGCCAGTTGGCACAGTGGGCGCGGTAAAGAGCCTTGACGCCACCGATATGCAGGAGATTTTGGACGCCAAGATCATCCTAGCCAACACCTATCACATGTATCTGCGCCCGGGTAGCCGCGTCGTGGCGGAGTTTGGCGGGCTGCACGGCTTTTCTAAATTTGACCGCTCGTTTCTCACCGATAGCGGCGGCTTTCAGGCGTTTAGCCTGCGCGCGAATACTAAAAATGACGAGGGCGGCATAAAATTTAAAAGCCACATCGACGGCAGCATGCACTATTTCACGCCCCGCTCGGTGCTCGATACGCAATATGAGCTAGGCTCTGACATCATGATGATTTTGGATGACCTCGTCGAGCTTCCCCGCGACCCGCACGCCCTCAATGCAGACGAAAAGGCGCGGCTAAAAAAACGTATCGATCTAAGTGTGGCTCGCACGATAAAATGGGCGCGCGAGGCGATAGATTATCATAAATTTAAGCAAAGCGAGGGCGCGGGGCTAGATCAAAACATCTTTGGCATCATCCAAGGCGGCACCGACTACGACGCACGTAAAATTTGCGCGCAGAGCCTGTGCGATATGCCTTTTGACGGGCTTGCGATCGGCGGGCTAAGTGTGGGCGAAGCAAACGAGCATATGTATGAGACCGTGGAGGCTATGATGCCCTTTATCGACGCTGCGCGCCCGCGCTATCTCATGGGGGTCGGTACGCCAGAGGACATCGTCGAAAACGTGGAGCGCGGCGTGGATATGTTCGACTGCGTAATGCCTACGCGAAACGCCCGCAACGGTACGCTCTTTACGAGCTTTGGCAAGATCGCTATCAAAAACGCCCGCTTCGTAAATGATCATGAGCCGATCGACCCGGAGTGCGAGTGCTACACCTGCCGCCGCTACTCGCGCGGATATCTAAATCACCTATTTCGCGCGCGCGAGCTCACGTTTTTCCGCCTAGCCAGCATTCATAATCTGCATTATTATCTAAATTTAATGAAGCAAATTCGCGCGGCGATAAAGGACGGGAAATTCGCCGAATTTAGAAGAGAATTTTACGCAAAAAGGCAAGCCAAATGA
- a CDS encoding MlaE family ABC transporter permease, which translates to MQKENEIISTAANGVTSFKFIGKFTYKDAKILQNIFSRIAKARGSLRFDFSQLLHVDYAVLILVKNAIKGKKAEFVTSDTKIKAMISLLDDESIDFSYIPPQNKLNFFARLGEKICDGFKNLLEFGSFLGEFLIKTIKIFVNPMSLRLREFSNYIKDGGVNAVFIVSLTAFLIGVVLAYLGSAMLANFGASIFIVEIMGMLTLREVAPLIAAIVVAGRSASSFTAQIGAMKLTEEIDAMKTMGFEPFNFLVLPRIIAMVLSLPIIIFIADAISILGQMLICQGVLDISFADYLSRFKDMVELRHFAVGMIKAPFFGAIIAIIGCMRGFDVNSNAQSLGEMTTISVVNAIFWVIALDAFFAIIFMWLKI; encoded by the coding sequence TTGCAAAAGGAAAATGAGATAATTTCTACCGCTGCTAACGGCGTGACGAGCTTTAAATTTATCGGTAAATTTACCTACAAAGACGCCAAAATTTTGCAAAACATATTTTCTAGGATCGCTAAAGCAAGAGGCTCTTTGCGATTTGATTTTTCACAGCTTTTGCACGTTGATTACGCGGTTTTGATACTTGTTAAAAATGCCATAAAAGGTAAAAAGGCTGAATTTGTAACCTCCGATACGAAAATAAAAGCGATGATCAGCCTACTTGATGATGAAAGTATCGATTTTAGCTATATCCCGCCACAAAATAAGCTCAATTTTTTCGCTCGTTTGGGCGAGAAGATCTGCGACGGCTTTAAAAACTTACTGGAATTTGGCTCGTTTTTGGGCGAATTTCTCATAAAAACCATAAAAATTTTCGTTAATCCTATGAGCCTGCGGCTTCGAGAATTTAGCAATTACATAAAAGATGGCGGTGTAAATGCCGTATTTATCGTATCTTTGACCGCCTTTTTGATAGGCGTGGTGCTCGCATACCTTGGCAGTGCGATGCTGGCAAATTTTGGAGCTAGTATATTTATCGTCGAGATCATGGGTATGCTTACCTTACGCGAGGTCGCCCCGCTCATCGCAGCTATCGTGGTTGCGGGACGTTCGGCGTCCAGCTTTACGGCGCAGATCGGCGCGATGAAGCTCACCGAGGAGATAGACGCGATGAAAACGATGGGCTTTGAGCCGTTTAATTTTTTGGTCTTGCCACGTATCATCGCCATGGTCTTGTCGCTTCCTATCATCATTTTTATAGCCGATGCGATAAGCATTTTAGGGCAGATGCTGATATGTCAAGGTGTGCTTGATATCAGCTTTGCCGACTATCTTAGCCGTTTTAAGGATATGGTCGAGCTTAGACATTTTGCAGTGGGTATGATAAAAGCGCCGTTTTTTGGAGCGATCATAGCGATAATCGGCTGCATGCGCGGCTTTGATGTGAATTCAAACGCTCAAAGCCTTGGCGAGATGACGACTATAAGCGTCGTAAATGCGATATTTTGGGTCATCGCGCTTGATGCGTTTTTTGCGATAATCTTCATGTGGCTAAAAATATGA
- the lpxD gene encoding UDP-3-O-(3-hydroxymyristoyl)glucosamine N-acyltransferase, with amino-acid sequence MKLSEIAQKTGASFSGEDIEIFALNSLKNANKAELSYCDGEKNAKFIAGSNAGAILISQNLLPFVPEGMSALVCENPHLAFAILSKDFAKPLFCEPKPSNIAQSATIMPNVHIGSNVSVGEGSIVMAGVFLGDNVKIGQNCIIHPNVVIYNDCVIGDECHLLANCVIGSDGFGYAHTKTGEHVKIYHNGNVVLGDFVEVGACTTIDRGVFESTVIASYTKIDNLVQIGHNCELGNGCLIVSQTGLAGSTTLGRNVVMGGQSGSAGHVRVGDFAQIAARGGVSKDLDAGKKYAGAYPIMPLDEFFKIQAKILRFFKKN; translated from the coding sequence ATGAAACTAAGTGAAATAGCGCAAAAAACGGGTGCGAGCTTTAGCGGTGAGGATATAGAGATCTTTGCTCTAAATTCTTTAAAAAATGCAAACAAAGCCGAGCTTAGCTACTGCGATGGCGAGAAAAACGCGAAATTCATCGCAGGCTCAAACGCCGGAGCGATACTGATCTCTCAAAATTTACTCCCTTTTGTGCCTGAAGGCATGAGTGCGTTAGTTTGCGAGAACCCGCATCTAGCGTTTGCGATACTTAGTAAGGACTTTGCAAAACCGCTGTTTTGCGAGCCAAAGCCGTCAAACATAGCCCAAAGCGCCACGATAATGCCAAACGTGCATATCGGCTCAAATGTCAGCGTAGGCGAGGGTAGCATCGTGATGGCGGGTGTGTTTTTGGGCGATAACGTGAAGATCGGCCAAAACTGCATCATCCACCCAAACGTCGTCATCTATAACGACTGCGTCATCGGTGACGAGTGTCATTTACTGGCAAACTGTGTCATCGGCTCGGACGGCTTTGGCTACGCGCACACAAAGACCGGCGAGCATGTTAAAATTTATCATAACGGCAACGTTGTTTTGGGCGATTTCGTCGAGGTTGGCGCATGCACTACGATAGATCGCGGCGTCTTTGAAAGCACGGTGATAGCAAGCTACACAAAGATAGACAATCTCGTTCAAATAGGCCACAACTGCGAGCTTGGAAACGGCTGCCTCATCGTCTCGCAAACGGGACTGGCAGGCTCCACTACGCTAGGACGAAACGTCGTCATGGGCGGACAAAGCGGCTCGGCCGGACATGTCAGAGTCGGCGACTTTGCACAAATAGCCGCTCGAGGCGGCGTGAGTAAAGACCTGGACGCAGGTAAAAAATACGCCGGAGCGTATCCTATAATGCCGCTTGATGAGTTTTTTAAAATTCAGGCTAAAATTTTAAGATTTTTCAAGAAAAATTGA
- a CDS encoding acetolactate synthase large subunit gives MKELNGSQMISEALKLEGVDVVFGYPGGAALNIYDETYKQNYFEHVLTRHEQAAVHAADGYARASGKVGVAFVTSGPGFTNAVTGLATAYSDSIPLVLISGQVATSLIGTDAFQEIDAVGISRSCVKHNYLVKNIEELPRILKEAFYIARTGRPGPVHIDVPKDITAAVGKFEYPKEINIPTYKPTYKGNAKQIKKAAEVIEASKRPLVYVGGGAISSQASQLVREFVKKAGIPSVCTLMGLGVLVHDDELNLGMAGMHGSYAANMALSESDLLIALGARFDDRITGKLSEFAKHAKIIHIDIDPSSISKIINAHFPIVGDLKSVLEELIPRINANSETFAPWREILARYSSLYPLKFEDSNKILKPQWIVQQTAKIVGKDAVIATDVGQHQMWVAQFYPFNRPRQLITSGGQGTMGYGLPAALGAKWAVGDKPVVNFTGDGSILMNIQELMTASVNKKPVINIILNNSFLGMVRQWQTFFYGERYSATDLEIQPDFVKLAQSFGGIGFKVSTKAEFQKALKTALKSDKISLIDVVIDRFENVLPMVPAGAAIYNMILDGKGQK, from the coding sequence ATGAAAGAGTTAAACGGTTCGCAAATGATAAGCGAAGCACTGAAGCTTGAAGGAGTGGATGTCGTTTTTGGCTATCCTGGCGGTGCGGCGCTAAATATCTACGACGAAACATATAAACAAAATTATTTCGAGCATGTCCTCACGCGCCACGAGCAAGCCGCAGTGCACGCAGCCGATGGATACGCACGTGCTAGCGGCAAGGTAGGAGTAGCGTTTGTTACGAGCGGTCCTGGATTTACAAATGCCGTGACCGGGCTCGCGACTGCGTATTCAGACAGCATCCCTCTCGTGCTTATAAGCGGACAGGTCGCGACATCGCTGATAGGAACGGACGCATTTCAAGAGATCGACGCCGTAGGGATCTCGCGCTCCTGTGTGAAGCACAACTACCTTGTAAAAAATATCGAAGAGCTGCCTAGAATTTTAAAAGAGGCGTTTTACATCGCTCGCACCGGACGACCGGGACCCGTGCATATCGACGTACCAAAGGATATAACAGCTGCGGTAGGAAAATTTGAATACCCAAAAGAGATAAACATACCTACTTACAAGCCGACATATAAGGGCAACGCAAAACAGATAAAAAAGGCTGCCGAGGTCATAGAGGCGAGCAAAAGGCCACTCGTTTACGTGGGTGGTGGCGCGATCAGCTCGCAGGCTAGCCAGCTAGTGAGGGAATTTGTCAAAAAAGCCGGCATACCAAGTGTTTGCACGCTGATGGGGCTTGGTGTTTTAGTCCATGATGACGAGCTGAATTTAGGTATGGCCGGCATGCACGGTAGCTACGCGGCAAATATGGCGCTATCGGAGAGCGATCTGCTGATCGCGCTGGGAGCGAGGTTTGATGATCGTATAACCGGAAAGCTGAGCGAATTTGCAAAGCACGCCAAGATCATCCACATCGACATCGATCCAAGCTCTATCTCAAAGATAATAAACGCTCATTTCCCGATAGTAGGCGATCTAAAGAGTGTGCTTGAGGAGCTCATCCCTCGCATAAATGCAAACAGCGAGACTTTCGCACCTTGGAGGGAAATTTTGGCTCGTTATTCATCGCTTTATCCTCTTAAATTTGAGGACAGCAATAAAATTTTAAAGCCTCAATGGATCGTCCAGCAAACCGCAAAAATAGTCGGCAAGGACGCAGTGATAGCCACCGACGTAGGGCAGCATCAAATGTGGGTAGCGCAGTTTTATCCGTTTAACAGGCCTCGTCAGCTGATAACCAGCGGCGGACAAGGCACTATGGGATACGGCCTGCCTGCTGCGCTAGGTGCTAAATGGGCCGTAGGAGATAAGCCGGTCGTAAATTTCACCGGAGACGGCTCGATACTGATGAATATCCAAGAGCTGATGACTGCAAGCGTGAATAAAAAGCCCGTCATAAACATCATTTTGAACAATAGCTTTTTGGGCATGGTGCGTCAGTGGCAGACATTTTTTTACGGAGAGCGTTACTCGGCGACGGATCTTGAGATCCAGCCGGATTTTGTTAAATTAGCGCAAAGCTTTGGCGGTATAGGCTTTAAAGTAAGCACAAAGGCGGAATTTCAAAAAGCGCTCAAAACCGCTCTCAAAAGCGATAAAATTTCGCTCATAGATGTCGTCATAGACCGCTTTGAGAACGTGCTTCCTATGGTACCGGCAGGCGCTGCGATATATAACATGATACTTGATGGCAAGGGTCAAAAATGA
- a CDS encoding ABC transporter ATP-binding protein yields the protein MKKIIRGENITTSYGERVMHDNVSWSVNEAEIYGFLGGSGSGKTTLMKTMIYLKKPDEGDVYFDDKNMWKSDLTEQREIKLSSGTMFQFGALYSSMNILDNVGVLLSEYSKFSKRQIDEIAMFWIQKVGLKKESASLYPSELSGGMKKRAALARALVLSPKVLFLDEPNSGLDPVSSRQMDALVRDLRDSLGLTVVMVTHDADSIFDILDRFLIIENKKIAFEGTLKELENAGHNPLEELFKMRKK from the coding sequence ATGAAAAAAATCATCAGAGGCGAAAATATCACTACAAGCTACGGCGAGCGCGTAATGCACGATAATGTGAGCTGGAGTGTGAACGAGGCTGAAATTTACGGCTTTTTAGGCGGTAGCGGTAGCGGCAAGACGACGCTGATGAAAACGATGATATATCTAAAAAAGCCTGATGAAGGGGATGTATATTTTGACGATAAAAATATGTGGAAGAGCGATCTGACAGAGCAAAGAGAGATAAAGCTTTCAAGCGGGACGATGTTTCAGTTCGGCGCGCTTTACAGCTCGATGAATATCCTTGATAATGTGGGCGTTTTGCTGAGCGAATACTCGAAATTTAGCAAGCGTCAGATCGACGAGATCGCGATGTTTTGGATACAAAAAGTAGGCCTTAAAAAGGAGAGCGCTAGCCTCTATCCAAGTGAGCTAAGCGGCGGTATGAAAAAGCGCGCTGCACTGGCCCGCGCACTGGTGCTTAGTCCAAAAGTGCTATTTTTAGATGAGCCAAATAGTGGACTGGATCCTGTCAGCTCGCGCCAGATGGACGCACTGGTGAGGGATCTAAGGGACAGCCTGGGTCTTACTGTCGTGATGGTCACGCACGATGCGGATAGTATTTTTGATATACTTGATCGCTTCTTGATAATAGAAAACAAAAAGATCGCCTTTGAAGGAACTTTAAAGGAGCTTGAAAATGCGGGACACAATCCGCTCGAAGAGCTGTTTAAAATGAGGAAAAAATAG
- the ilvN gene encoding acetolactate synthase small subunit: MRRVISVIVLNEHGVLARISGLFAGRGYNIDSLTVAPIPDSKFSRLSIVTGGDERVLEQIVKQLHKLIPTYKVIESGEFVEKEMALIKIPLNENFAGLDAILKAYNGSVANTNENYIIVMVADDASRIDNFLKAIKKFNPVDIVRGGSVLMDI; encoded by the coding sequence ATAAGAAGAGTGATCTCGGTTATAGTTTTGAACGAACATGGCGTTTTGGCTCGTATCTCCGGGCTTTTTGCAGGACGCGGATACAACATCGACAGCCTCACAGTCGCACCTATACCAGATAGTAAATTTTCGCGCCTTAGCATAGTCACTGGCGGCGATGAGCGCGTGCTGGAGCAGATAGTAAAGCAGCTTCACAAGCTCATACCTACATATAAGGTCATCGAAAGCGGGGAATTCGTAGAAAAAGAGATGGCGCTCATAAAGATCCCGTTAAATGAAAATTTTGCCGGGCTTGACGCGATACTAAAGGCATACAACGGTAGTGTGGCAAATACGAACGAAAACTACATCATCGTCATGGTCGCCGATGACGCGAGCAGGATAGATAACTTTTTAAAAGCGATAAAAAAATTTAACCCGGTCGACATCGTGCGTGGCGGCTCGGTTTTGATGGATATTTAA